A window of the Brassica oleracea var. oleracea cultivar TO1000 chromosome C1, BOL, whole genome shotgun sequence genome harbors these coding sequences:
- the LOC106333714 gene encoding extradiol ring-cleavage dioxygenase-like, which yields MAKEEPARGSGPCELALGRDWVLRHRPEFEAGLTGKACAVLDQTRDWLDEYRGTRGAPPKTISSSSNGDRNGDWSSPPNTVLRNSTIHDFYGFPDPMYKLKYEAPGAIELGKRVKELLMGEGGMKRVDEDKNRGLDHGGWVPLMLMYPEVDIPVCQLSVQSSQSGIYHYNMGKALAPLKDKGVLIIGSGSATHNLRKLDFNITNGSAVPWALAFDHWLRDSLLQGRAAGKQESIRQTAGSCLVRPARFNQRKRQLCATMS from the exons ATGGCAAAAGAAGAACCTGCCCGCGGGTCGGGCCCGTGTGAACTTGCTTTGGGTCGGGATTGGGTTCTAAGACACAGGCCCGAATTTGAAGCGGGCCTCACGGGTAAGGCTTGTGCGGTATTGGACCAGACGCGGGATTGGCTCGATGAGTACCGCGGGACGCGCGGGGCTCCGCCAAAGACGATCTCTTCCAGTTCGAACGGTGATAGAAATGGTGATTGGTCATCTCCGCCAAACACTGTTCTCCGCAATTCCACCATCCACGACTTCTATGGCTTCCCTGATCCCATGTACAAG CTGAAATATGAAGCACCTGGAGCTATTGAATTGGGGAAGAGGGTAAAAGAATTGTTAATGGGAGAAGGAGGAATGAAACGTGTTGATGAAGATAAAAACAGAGGACTGGATCATGGAGGTTGGGTTCCTCTTATGCTGATGTATCCAGAGGTGGACATACCTGTTTGCCAGCTCTCTGTTCAATCATCTCAAAGTGGGATTTACCATTACAACATGGGCAAAGCATTGGCTCCACTTAAAGACAAAGGTGTTCTTATCATTGGATCAGGAAGTGCCACTCACAACTTGAGGAAGCTTGACTTTAATATAACTAATGGCTCAGCTGTTCCTTGGGCTTTAGCGTTTGATCATTGGCTCAGAGATTCTCTTCTTCAAGGAAG GGCAGCTGGGAAACAGGAGAGCATAAGACAGACTGCTGGATCATGTTTGGTCCGTCCTGCTCGTTTTAACCAAAGAAAAAGACAGTTATGTGCAACAATGTCTTAA
- the LOC106302170 gene encoding CBL-interacting serine/threonine-protein kinase 4-like, producing MLPPSTSPRQPSSHHMDLPTPQSPDKSPATILLGKYELGRLLGSGSFAKVHVARSIETEQLMAVKIIDKKRTAKAGMEPMIIREIEAMRRLQHHPNVLKIHEVMATKTKIYLVMELAAGGEIYTKIRDSGRLKESEARRYFQQLVSALTFCHREGIAHRDVKPQNLLLDKEGNLKVSDFGLSALPEDRRSTGMLHTACGTPAYTAPEVIAHRDYDGAKADSWSCGVFLYVLLAGYVPFNDSHIVLMYRKIQGRDYKFPNWISKPARSIIYRLLDPNPATRMSIEAVTETKWFKKSLETSEFKPNVLESDERLGPLRGDTITAFDLISLSTEWDLSGLFERRKMKRTRFTARVSAEGVVEKAKAIGEKLGFRVKEKSDARFVALSKGRTTVVVEAVELVEGLVVAEMKVVEGVEEEEDESHWSEITVGLEEIVLAWHHDVSKKC from the coding sequence ATGTTGCCTCCGTCAACATCCCCACGGCAACCATCGTCACATCATATGGACTTACCGACTCCACAATCACCAGATAAATCCCCCGCGACGATTCTCCTCGGCAAATACGAACTCGGTCGCCTGCTCGGCAGCGGTAGCTTTGCCAAAGTCCATGTGGCTCGTTCCATCGAAACCGAACAACTTATGGCCGTCAAAATCATCGACAAGAAGAGAACCGCCAAGGCCGGTATGGAGCCGATGATAATCCGGGAGATCGAAGCCATGCGCCGCCTCCAACACCATCCTAACGTCCTCAAAATCCACGAGGTCATGGCCACTAAAACAAAGATCTATCTCGTCATGGAGCTCGCGGCCGGCGGAGAGATTTACACCAAGATTCGCGATTCTGGCCGCCTTAAGGAATCGGAGGCGCGCCGCTACTTCCAGCAGCTCGTCTCGGCGCTCACTTTCTGCCACCGAGAGGGAATCGCTCACCGCGACGTGAAGCCGCAGAATCTCCTCCTCGACAAGGAGGGCAACCTCAAGGTCTCCGACTTCGGTTTATCCGCTTTGCCGGAGGACCGTAGGAGCACCGGAATGCTCCACACAGCTTGCGGCACGCCGGCTTACACAGCGCCGGAGGTGATTGCTCATAGAGATTACGACGGCGCGAAGGCTGACTCGTGGTCGTGTGGCGTCTTCCTCTACGTTCTTCTCGCGGGTTACGTTCCTTTTAATGATTCCCATATTGTACTAATGTACAGGAAGATCCAAGGGAGAGATTACAAGTTCCCAAACTGGATCTCGAAACCTGCTCGATCCATCATCTACCGATTGCTCGATCCGAATCCAGCAACGAGGATGAGTATCGAAGCTGTAACTGAAACCAAATGGTTCAAGAAATCCCTTGAAACCTCCGAGTTTAAACCCAATGTCTTGGAATCGGATGAACGATTGGGGCCACTGAGAGGTGATACGATCACAGCCTTTGATTTGATATCCTTATCGACGGAATGGGATCTATCGGGGCTGTTCGAGAGGAGGAAGATGAAGAGGACGAGGTTTACGGCTAGGGTTTCGGCGGAAGGAGTGGTGGAGAAGGCAAAGGCGATAGGGGAGAAGTTAGGGTTTAGGGTGAAGGAGAAGAGTGATGCGAGGTTTGTGGCATTGAGTAAAGGAAGAACGACGGTGGTGGTCGAGGCGGTTGAGCTGGTGGAAGGTTTGGTTGTGGCGGAGATGAAGGTGGTGGAAGGTGTGGAGGAGGAGGAGGATGAGTCTCACTGGTCGGAGATAACTGTAGGGCTTGAGGAGATTGTGCTTGCATGGCACCATGACGTATCTAAAAAATGTTGA